The stretch of DNA CAGGTGCGAGCGCGATCGGAACTGATGTCGAGTCGCGAGCGGTGCGACGGAAGGCGCAATGGTCGGCGCGCAAAGAGAAGCTATGGTCAACGGCCGTTTACGCATCATCCTTCGTTTTCATCGTTCTCGTCACGGCCCAGTTCATCTATGCCAAGAGCACCTCTTCCCTGTCTCCAGCCCATGAACTCGCCATAACGAATGGTCAGGTTGATATTCCCCTAAATGACGTTTCGGATGGCAACTTGCATCGCTACTCCGTGAACCTTGATGGCAAAGAGATTCGCTTCCTCCTGTTCAAGAAACCGGACGGGAACGTAGTAACAGTGCTCGATGCGTGTCAGATATGCGGCCCGGTCGGCTTTTACAAGAGTGGCAATCAGATCATCTGCAAGAACTGCTCGGCCCCAGTAAATCCGCAATCCGTTGGACAGGCGGGCGGATGCAATCCGATTCCAATCAAATCCACCAGCAACGGACAGCAGATCGTTATTACTCAAGCCGATCTCACGACTTCCCTGCCGGTCTTTGGAAAGTAGGACTTGTGTTTCTTCGGCTCCTATACCAATCCTTCCGGCGGCAGCAGAGGAGAAAACTGCTTGCAGGGATCGCCGTCATACTCGGCGTCGCCGTCGCTACGGCGATGATCGCTGTTGGCGTAGATGTTGGGGATAAGATCAACCGCGAACTACGCAGCTATGGCGCCAATATCGTTGTCTATCCCGAAGACGCGGCGCTCGATGTGAGCGTCGGCGATCAGCAGATTAAACCTGTTTCGGGCGGCGCACATTTGAACGAATCGGATCTGCCAAAGATCAAGGGAATTTTTTGGGGACACAACATCCTCGCTTTTGCTCCTTTCCTCGAGACCACAAAAGAGGTTGAAGGTCATCAAGTCAGAGTGATAGGCACTTATTTCGATAAGCAGCTTCATTTTGGAAATGAAGCATTCCGAGCGGGAGTTCGTAAGCTATATCCGTGGTGGAAGATCGAGGCCGGAGGTTGGCCCGATGATCAGAGCGGCGGAGTGCTCATAGGATCTAGACTGGCACAACAGCTTCACCACGGGTGGGAACAGGGAAAGTTAACGAAGCTAGGGAGAGTCTCAGGAATCCTGACCACGGGCGGCTCTGAGGACATGGCTCTTGTCGTACCGCTTGCTGTCGCCCAAAAGCTCGCAGACAAACCAAACGCTGTAGACAAAATCTACGTTAGTGCGCTCACAAAGCCTGAGGACGCCTTCGCGCGCCGCGATCCTGCACGCATGAATGCTGCGGACCATGACCGCTGGTACTGCTCGCCATACGCGAACTCGATTGCTTTCCAACTTCAGGAAACCTTCCCCGGCTCGCGCGCCGAGCAGATTCGACAGGCGGCACAGAACGAGGGCGCAGTACTCTCTCACATTTCCGGCATGATGCTTCTGATTGCCATCGCATCGCTCATAGCGGCGGCACTCGTAGTTTCCGCGGCAATGGCGACTACCATTTTGGAACGGCGCCGCGAAGTCGGATTGATGAAGTCGCTCGGAGCAACAGCTGCGACCATTGCTTCATTGTTCGTGACTGAGGCTTCCCTGCTTGCTATTGTCGCTGGGCTGATTGGATTCGGGCTGGGCACCGTGATCGCGCAGCGCATCGGACGAACGATTTTCCATTCCGGCGTAGAGATCGCGCCTGTGCTTCTGCCCATCGTGATCTTCCTCGCGCTGCTGGTCACGATCGGCGGCAGCGCCGCGGCGATTCGACGCGCACTGCGTCTCGATCCTGTTGTGGTGCTGCGAGGCGACGCATGAGTCTGCGTCGCTCCATGTTCTTCCACCTGCTCCGACGCGGACTACTCGGACGTGGCAATCGTCCTGTGATTGCGCTCATTGCATTGACCATTGCGGCCACGATAATCACAGCGATGCTGAACCTCTACTACGGGCTTGAGAGCAAACTCAATCGCGATTTTCGTGCCTATGGAGCAAATGTCACTGTCGCCGCACCGGAAGGAAGTATTCTTCCGCCGGAAGCTTTCGAGAAAGCCCAGCAAATTCTGCCACCAGGTTCGCTTGTCGTGCGGTTTGCGTTTGCGATTGCGCACGCGAGCGATGGAAGCGCTATTGTCATCGCCGGCACTGATTTTTCCAAGCTGCAGAACCTCGACAAATGGTGGCTGGTTTCAAAATGGCCCACGCGAACCGATGAAGCTATCGTCGGCGTGAAAGCCGAACCACACATTTCTCCATCCAATGGCAGCTTCGATCTGAATTTCTCCGACCGCACTCTGCATCTGATTGAAGCGACGACGGTAAGGACAGGCGCCGAAGAGGAGAATCGGATTTACATCTCGTTGCCCGGCTTCGAAAGTTGGACCGGCGTTCAACCTTCTTTGCTCGAAGTCTCCGTTCCCGGCTCTCGCCAGCAGGTCAATGCTGCCATTCGGCAACTGCAATCAGCGTTTCCATCGATGCAGGTGCGTCCGGTACGGCAACTTCTGGAAGCTCAGGGCGCAGTAATTACCCGCATGCGTTCGGTGATGCTCGCATCGACGTTGCTCATCACGCTCATGGTCGCGCTCTGCGTGTTTTCGACACTCACTTCATCTGTGCTGGAGCGACGACGGGATTTTGCTGTCATGAAGGCGATCGGATCGTCGCAAACTACAGTCAACGGATTGTTTGCCGGAGAGGCGGTTGTAATCGCGCTTATCGCGGCATTAAGCGGATATCTACTCGGCTCCGGACTCGCCGCGTGGATTTCGAAGGCAAACTTCTATACCGCAGTTACGCCCAGGATCGCAGTGCTTCCCCTGGTGATTGCATGCAGCGTCGCATTGGCACTGCTCGCGGCACTGCTGCCGCTCGCGCAGTTGCAAGGGATTGAGCCGGCGGGCATCCTTAAAGGCGAATAATGTCGATCGAGATCATCAATGTTCGCAAGATCTACCCGGGCGGCCAACGCGGCCAGGCCGGCGAAATTCGTGCGCTCGACGGCATCTCACTCGGCGTACGCAAGGGCGAATGGCTCGCCATTATGGGACCTTCAGGCTCAGGGAAATCATCACTGGTGAACTTGATTGGCTGCCTTGATCGACCAAACTCAGGCGAGATCTACATTGATGGTCAGGATCTGAAGGAGCTCGCCGGCTCCGAGCTCAATCGCTTTCGCGCCGAGAAGATCGGCTTCATCTTCCAACAGTTTCACTTGATTCCGTATCTCACTGCTCTGGAAAATGTGATGCTCGCGCAGTACTTTCATTCCATGACGGACAAGCAGGAGGCATTGGAAGCGCTCGACCGAGTAGGACTGAAGGATCGCGCGAATCATCTTCCTGCACACCTTTCTGGCGGCGAACAGCAGCGCGTTTGCATCGCGCGTGCGTTGATCAATGATCCGAGCATCCTCCTCGCCGATGAACCGACTGGGAATCTTGATGCCAAGAACGAAGAGATTGTTCTGCGCCAGCTGCGCGAGTTGCATCGCCAAGGGCGAACTATTGTGATGGTCACGCACGATCCGGTGGTGGCACGGCTGGCTGACCGCTCCATCGAACTGCACCACGGAACGATCGCGAATCAGCAGATGTTCAACATGTCCGACGAGATGCAATTCGACGAGGTGCTGGAAGAAATTTGGACGCTCCACGAAAACGGTGAACTTGCTGAAGTTGGTCGAATGCAAGTTGATGGCGCCCTGCCTGTCGCGCTCGCCGTAGATCGGATGGAAGAGCTTGGATTGGTTCGCAAACGCCCGCATGGAGCCGCGGATCACACGCACAAAGACGTCCTAAACCGTTGCCATGAAGTTGTTCATCCGCAAACGCATTCCACTGAGCACGGGCAGTTCATTGTTGAATTCACGCCCGCCGGCCGGCGGCGCGCAGCGGATGTGATTCGCCGCCATCGCCTGGCGGAGCGTCTGTTCACGCAAACCTTGCAGGTGCAGAACGAGGACGAAATCGAGCAGCAGGCCTGCAAATTCGAGCACATCCTTTCACCTGAGGTCACCGATAAGATTTGTTCTTTTTTGGGACACCCTGAGACTTGTCCGCACGGTAGCGCGATTCCTGCAGGAGAGTGCTGCGAGAAGGCAGGGAAGTCAGAAACGCGGGCCTTGGAAAAG from Terriglobales bacterium encodes:
- a CDS encoding FtsX-like permease family protein, giving the protein MSLRRSMFFHLLRRGLLGRGNRPVIALIALTIAATIITAMLNLYYGLESKLNRDFRAYGANVTVAAPEGSILPPEAFEKAQQILPPGSLVVRFAFAIAHASDGSAIVIAGTDFSKLQNLDKWWLVSKWPTRTDEAIVGVKAEPHISPSNGSFDLNFSDRTLHLIEATTVRTGAEEENRIYISLPGFESWTGVQPSLLEVSVPGSRQQVNAAIRQLQSAFPSMQVRPVRQLLEAQGAVITRMRSVMLASTLLITLMVALCVFSTLTSSVLERRRDFAVMKAIGSSQTTVNGLFAGEAVVIALIAALSGYLLGSGLAAWISKANFYTAVTPRIAVLPLVIACSVALALLAALLPLAQLQGIEPAGILKGE
- a CDS encoding ATP-binding cassette domain-containing protein; the protein is MSIEIINVRKIYPGGQRGQAGEIRALDGISLGVRKGEWLAIMGPSGSGKSSLVNLIGCLDRPNSGEIYIDGQDLKELAGSELNRFRAEKIGFIFQQFHLIPYLTALENVMLAQYFHSMTDKQEALEALDRVGLKDRANHLPAHLSGGEQQRVCIARALINDPSILLADEPTGNLDAKNEEIVLRQLRELHRQGRTIVMVTHDPVVARLADRSIELHHGTIANQQMFNMSDEMQFDEVLEEIWTLHENGELAEVGRMQVDGALPVALAVDRMEELGLVRKRPHGAADHTHKDVLNRCHEVVHPQTHSTEHGQFIVEFTPAGRRRAADVIRRHRLAERLFTQTLQVQNEDEIEQQACKFEHILSPEVTDKICSFLGHPETCPHGSAIPAGECCEKAGKSETRALEKNHVEA
- a CDS encoding ABC transporter permease, with translation MFLRLLYQSFRRQQRRKLLAGIAVILGVAVATAMIAVGVDVGDKINRELRSYGANIVVYPEDAALDVSVGDQQIKPVSGGAHLNESDLPKIKGIFWGHNILAFAPFLETTKEVEGHQVRVIGTYFDKQLHFGNEAFRAGVRKLYPWWKIEAGGWPDDQSGGVLIGSRLAQQLHHGWEQGKLTKLGRVSGILTTGGSEDMALVVPLAVAQKLADKPNAVDKIYVSALTKPEDAFARRDPARMNAADHDRWYCSPYANSIAFQLQETFPGSRAEQIRQAAQNEGAVLSHISGMMLLIAIASLIAAALVVSAAMATTILERRREVGLMKSLGATAATIASLFVTEASLLAIVAGLIGFGLGTVIAQRIGRTIFHSGVEIAPVLLPIVIFLALLVTIGGSAAAIRRALRLDPVVVLRGDA